The DNA sequence acgtcaaaaaaaaaaaaaaaactgcatgtatTTACATACAAACTGACACTGCAGTAAAAATTGCAGCCAGAGTTCTGAATTTCAGCCAAAAGCTGATCAAGACTTCTTCATCGGTTCCCCAGGAAGTAGGTCGGGTTGGTTTTGAGAGGTCTGAACAGGTGCGAATCCTCCACCCACAGTCCAAACAAACTCTCTGGCAAAAGAGAGATGCCTGCCTGTGCTTTCTGGCTTTCATGCAGGTGTTCGGGATCTCCAAGCAGGCTCTCTAAAAGTGCTTCTCGTGGTTTGTTTGAGCGGTTTGTGGAGGCCCTATCGGCAGCATGGAGGAATATGAAGGATGAGGGGTTGGAGGTGAGGAAATCTAGACCTGCGTCGAGTAGGAGCGGTGCAGAGTGGCGGAGCGTCCCGTGGAGTAGGCGGCGCAGTGGCGCGCGTGCTGAGACGGCTGGTCTAGACTTCGCTGGAAATGGAGCGAGACGGTATGAGGACATCGGGGGGGACGGGGAACCGATGAGGCTgatggtcatgtgatctcagTGAATGGAGATCCCCTTGGAGTCTGTaaggggggagagagagagtgtgaggggagagagagagaaaggatgagaaACCAAGTCTGGAAGGTGGAAACTGTCTTCGGATAGAATAAAATTAGTGATGCaccaaaattcattttttaccGACACACCAAAAACCGAAATTAAAACAgattcaaacatttaaaaagtttagatatcatttttatttttctactaTAATCTACTACAATTTTGatgaaatataatcatttaaacGATGGCTGTAAGAAAAACTGTTTTTCACGACATACgttatttaaacatacattaaataataaagatatCACAAACAGGTTGCGAAAATACAGTGAATATGTAATATAGTGCATATACTTATTAAAATTTTCCACTCTACAGTTATTTTTTCTAGCTAACTATCGagtttattgtaatttaatggCTTTTCTGAGATAAATGTGCCATGATGAATGTGATGcctacagtgatctgtcacaccaccatgttttctaacaattctgggaaaaaagtcagaatttcaataaaaattcacaagtgtgagataaaaagttgcaattactttttatttttaactcacAATTCTCACTTTTTGTCTTTCAATTtcgagtttatatttcacaattaagatttttcttttccgaactgcaagtttatatctcgcaataaaaaatgtaagaattgCGAGAAAGAAGTTAGAATTAGGAGAGAAAAAGttgcatttacttttttaaaactctttgctgtgaaaaaagtcagaaatgttATAGAAAAAGACGcaatttaccttttttaaattccatggcaagaaaaaaagtcagaattgtgagagaaaaggtctcaattacattttgtatatttttattccatggtggaAATAGGCTTCCATAACGTTGTGTTCACAGAATAGATGTTGACAGTCAAAACGTGACATTGGCATCACTGTTTCGGTCAATGATTTCGGCCCTCCGTGACACCTCAGTTTGGTTGCTAAAATTTCGGTGCatcactaaataaaatataagactGAGGGAGAAGAGGGATGACTGTATGGTCGAGGTGacaaagagaggaaaaaaaggCAAAGTAGTTTCAAAAGTGAGGAGGATGAGGGTGGCCTACGAAGGGAAACTCACACTGCGATAATTTTTCCCAGAATGAACCATCTAATGGCCTTCCATCTTTGAAGTTCCACATGCTACACAGTCCATTTTCTTTGTCGTAAAGGTACATCTGCTCTAGAGATTTTAAATTCCCATTAACCCACAGAGGGATCAATGAATTAATGGCCCTAAACATTCTGCTGCTTCTCAGTTACTCTattataaaagtaatgtaacgTCTCTTCGGGATAAGCAAGGAGCAGATCAATCCTCCAGAGCATCAGTGGGTTTTGCAGGGTGCTGTGGCTGATTTTTGGGTTGTGCAGGTTGGACATGCTAGTAAAGGGAGAAGGAGGGCTGGGTGGGTCTTGGGAGTCACATTAGGGTCCACTGGGTCAAACACAGAAGGACAGGGTGGGGCGTAATCCATCCCCCTTATGTGTGCAGCCCTGCCACTAACCCACTCCCACCCCTTACCTGAGTGCCACTTAACTTTTCAAGTGGACTCTCTACGCAGGGCAGCGCCACCATGGGCATGCCCAGCACAGACTCAGGGCGCTGGGGTCGCACCGGTGGGGGTGGGGGCTTTGTCTGCTGGAAGTTGTTGATCACACACGTCACctggagagagaagagagagtgaAGAAAGAGAGCAGCAGTGGAGCGAGTGATGGAGagattggattttttttaatgcttttgatagttgttcacaaaggctgcatttatttgatcaaaaacacagtaaaaactgtaatattgtgaaatattattacaatttgaaatagctgttttctatttaaatatatcttaaactgtaatatattcctgtgatcaaagctgaattttcagcatcattactgtcTTCCGTgactcatgatccttcagaaatggtGAACGTGATTTCTTGaagtacaacatgttcctggatcaacatccttgTTGTTTCAGTGCTGTTTTAATCACACCTCGCACGCTCTCACCAGAAAGACAGCGATGGCTCCGCCGGTGAAGTATCCAGCGAGGACGTCAGCCCAGTGGTTGCGGTATTCAGCCACTCTGACCACACCGACCAGCATGGCCAGACACAGTAGAGTCAGACTCAGTGTGGGTTTGGTCAGACGCGTCCCTTTAGTCCTAAACACCAACGTCACGTACATCTGCaagcacagacagacagacagtggtGAAAATATGCCTGATACAAGTACAATTAGGCACATTGCTATAATGCATGGCTTTAAAACTATTGTTAAgtactttttttattgtattattgtaggtagtattttagattttataagtattagatattttattaagtatctagtattatttttccattgttagttcatgactTCATgtgaagaatatatatatataggaaaaTGTTTCAATGTTGAAAGAAGTTTATGCTCCTTTGCTCAtgcaccaaggctgcatttatttgatcaaaatacagtaaaaacagtaaaattgtgaaatattattacaattcaaaataactgctttctatttgaatgtattttgaaatttaatttattcctgtgatgtaaagatgaattttcagcatcattactccagtcttcagtgtcacatgatccttcagaaatcattctgatacgttgatttgttgctcaaaaaacattatgtcgaaaacagttgtactgcctTATATTTCTgcggaaaccatgatacatttctttaaatttaTTGACCCCGAGCATTTAATTAACATATACATGcctattatatataatatatacctTGGTTTGAAAAGCTCCACTTCATGTAATTATTAGTCTCATAGAAAGTTGCAAGACAAAAAACTTACAAAAATTGTCTTTAACAATCTAAAATGGAAAAGGCACCTGTTTGACAATCTTAAGGCTAATTCACACTGCAACGACAGACGCCGACAAACAGCAACAGACATGTTTGTCAGGTTCTGCTCAGTGTGTTATGTCTGTCGGTGTCTGTTGGCATTGGTTGGTGCTTGAACATGCTGTATCTGCATTTGTCCGGTCTTGGAACGTCTGAGAAATGACGTACTGTACTCAGTCTGCTGTCTGTGTTGGTCTGCGTCTGTTAGTGCGGTGTGAATTGGCCTTTAACCACCAAAACATCCTTGTCTAACCAGAATCACCAGAAAGAACATGCTGAACCTGTTTTACTATTTTTGCTAATGACAAGGCAATACCAGAGCACCAGCTAGACCAGTACTACTAACCGGCATAAATCACCTCAAAAAGCCTGACCTGTGACCTGCTCGAAGCTTTGCAGGTTGCCtattgactttaaaaaaaaacaacaacaactatatGATTGCAAGTTTGaatattattactgaatttAAGAATATCTATAAGCTTTACGTGCCATTTTTGATCACAGTCACTAGCTAACAATCACTTTTTGTGTCCTGGAGTTTGAAAGACTGCTTAGAACTCCAGAGTGCTATTTTGTTTGCTTGTCAGTAcatatgttacaaaaggttGTTATTTCAGATCCTCACCACTGTATACACTGCAGAATAAACACTAAGGGCCGCATCTTTGGAGGGAAAGGATTTCCGTGCAGATACTACTATGAGAGGGTTTCCCGTGCAGGCTTTGCGCTCTGTGATGTACTGTAGGTTGGAATGGCAGCCCAATGCTGTGTAGTTTGGCCTGCATGCTGACAGGAAGTGAGGCGTCTGGTTTCCTGTCACTACCTGCCCAGCATTGGCAAAGATGGTGGTGGTAAACACGCCGAAGGTGTAGACACCTGTGTGACAGGACAGAGACCAAAGTTTTCAGAAACAAACAgaacacatgcaaaaaaaaaaaaatagaggcTGCTAATATATTGGAGTTCATATCTGtatggaacataaaataaaataaattatatttataatattggcCACCATATTCATTAATGccgataaaataaaaaaataactaattattaattaaattagttattggtcataaaattttataaaaataaaataaaataaatatattgatcatcatatttgttatttgtcatgaaattaattaataaaataaaattaactttacAATACCAGTCATTATATTTGTATTGgtcgtaaaataaaataaaataaaataaaatgaaactggTCATCATATTCAttagcagtgttgggaaggttactttggaaatgtgataggttacagattacaagttaccctatttaaaatgtaataagtagtgtaacttttcaattactttattaaagtaatgtaactgattacatctgattactttttgattacttttttaaatttctaatgttttcaactgttaatcattttcaaacatgtaaactaggccgggttaaccttacagttgtactcaacactgattactttCAGACTTTagaaatccttcatcacttgaattaagattataatattttaattttggagacattggatgcaaaatatctttcatttacatgtaaatatgttttagcagtgtgtggacacaaccaccctacaacgATAAAAATCCATTCACAAATTTTTTGAATCCcccaaaaacctaaacagtctcaattatcaagccattttgattttcaaaatttACCCCTCCCGCCGCTGACATACTGTCCCATATTAGCATATTTCTGCACTGAGCCAGTTGTACAAAGTCCGTCATTTTCTCCGCGCTCGAGCAGCTGTAGCGACAAAAATGTCTTGTAAGTAATaaattttgtctaaatggtcTAAATTTTCTCCCGACATCAGAGCCACTGAGGACGCAGAGGATtagtttttgattttgatggaaATGCGCCACCGAAAACACCTAAATTAATTTATGtctgcaaaaataattttactccATACTGTTCTCTGAACGAGGGACAATTCaaggcaggttttgttaaaaagttaaaactcaaggatGGATCAGTACCCATTGGTcatgatccagctgcacctccagaagaagtacgtctcacactttatattttttaatgattatttgcaaatcgcctttgctcttccacagaagagagaggcggggtgagcagagctcattagcatgtaaAGAGATATGCACCGAAATGAGTCACTgtaacagagctgtttttgaccagGTAAAAAGTGTGTTGTTATACACTGCAATTTATAAAAGAAATCAATGaaatctgtatgtgggagtgtgtgtgaaaaaattcagatgtaaccccatTTGTAATTCTTAACGTTTACATAAGTAACTGAAAttcaattacacattttttctcagtaactgtaactgattacaattacttttattttgtaattaaattacgtaattctgttacatgtaactagttacttccCAACACTGTTCATTATTGGTGatgaaattaatgaataaaatgaaaataactttACAATACTGCTCATTATATTTGTTATaggtcataaaataaaataacataaaataactttataataTTGGCCATCATATTTGTTATtggtcataaaataaaataatataaaacaggCAACATATTTGTGAcagattataaaatgtaaataaataaataaacagaattggCCATCGTATTTGTTATtgctcttaaaataaaataaaaataactttatattaTTGGCCATCATACAATATTGTTATTGGtcataaaatattgtatttgaaTTGTCAAATAGTGACAGCAGTGTCCCAGCATGTGACGATATTCTTCATCTGAAATTatctaaaaaattttttttttttttcattcttgtgaatttatttatatatgcagtTCTTATGAACTTGCATTAATTCAGAAACAACCTGaaatatctgtacttttacattAGCATTTGTCACATTGCAGGACTATTTAAGTGAActgcaaaaatgttaaaaattgactaaaaatagtaaaacaaacaaaaaaactttgtaATCAGTTTCagcatttaaaacataaatccACTTACATTCCCTTATATTTGAACTTAAAATCCTGCTGTTGGAAAAAACTACCCATTAATCACAAATTGCACATGATGTCTTTAATATCACAGTTTGTAGCTTGAAAATGGatcataaacaaaaatattttctttaaatatagtTATCTGTGCTTCAGAGACACTGGCTCTCTTCCTagaaggatcatttttagttcCTTATGACATAATTGCCATCATCCTCTTCAGTGAATGCTGAAGTACCTAGGAAGCGTATGATGCGCCTGAGCAGAGGGTT is a window from the Onychostoma macrolepis isolate SWU-2019 chromosome 03, ASM1243209v1, whole genome shotgun sequence genome containing:
- the plppr2a gene encoding phospholipid phosphatase-related protein type 2a isoform X3: MAAEEKPAVKSSSSILPCFLFVELVIMAGTVLLAYYFEYTDTFPVHIQGFFCFDKAFSKPYPGPEESSNVPPVLVYSLVAAIPTITILAGEVMVFFMRSEGTQEKTIITADCCYFNPLLRRIIRFLGVYTFGVFTTTIFANAGQVVTGNQTPHFLSACRPNYTALGCHSNLQYITERKACTGNPLIVVSARKSFPSKDAALSVYSAVYTVMYVTLVFRTKGTRLTKPTLSLTLLCLAMLVGVVRVAEYRNHWADVLAGYFTGGAIAVFLVTCVINNFQQTKPPPPPVRPQRPESVLGMPMVALPCVESPLEKLQGDLHSLRSHDHQPHRFPVPPDVLIPSRSISSEV
- the plppr2a gene encoding phospholipid phosphatase-related protein type 2a isoform X5 — encoded protein: MAGTVLLAYYFEYTDTFPVHIQGFFCFDKAFSKPYPGPEESSNVPPVLVYSLVAAIPTITILAGEVMVFFMRSEGTQEKTIITADCCYFNPLLRRIIRFLGVYTFGVFTTTIFANAGQVVTGNQTPHFLSACRPNYTALGCHSNLQYITERKACTGNPLIVVSARKSFPSKDAALSVYSAVYTVMYVTLVFRTKGTRLTKPTLSLTLLCLAMLVGVVRVAEYRNHWADVLAGYFTGGAIAVFLVTCVINNFQQTKPPPPPVRPQRPESVLGMPMVALPCVESPLEKLQGDLHSLRSHDHQPHRFPVPPDVLIPSRSISSEV
- the plppr2a gene encoding phospholipid phosphatase-related protein type 2a isoform X1 — translated: MSLSRTRTHNAPLSQFVSISRCPSPLTLPAPVLRSPLSSLISLAPRGFPRGAACNALSVTTRACLWLWRSVLFCGCKAWIMFYFQLVIMAGTVLLAYYFEYTDTFPVHIQGFFCFDKAFSKPYPGPEESSNVPPVLVYSLVAAIPTITILAGEVMVFFMRSEGTQEKTIITADCCYFNPLLRRIIRFLGVYTFGVFTTTIFANAGQVVTGNQTPHFLSACRPNYTALGCHSNLQYITERKACTGNPLIVVSARKSFPSKDAALSVYSAVYTVMYVTLVFRTKGTRLTKPTLSLTLLCLAMLVGVVRVAEYRNHWADVLAGYFTGGAIAVFLVTCVINNFQQTKPPPPPVRPQRPESVLGMPMVALPCVESPLEKLQGDLHSLRSHDHQPHRFPVPPDVLIPSRSISSEV
- the plppr2a gene encoding phospholipid phosphatase-related protein type 2a isoform X4, which encodes MKLVIMAGTVLLAYYFEYTDTFPVHIQGFFCFDKAFSKPYPGPEESSNVPPVLVYSLVAAIPTITILAGEVMVFFMRSEGTQEKTIITADCCYFNPLLRRIIRFLGVYTFGVFTTTIFANAGQVVTGNQTPHFLSACRPNYTALGCHSNLQYITERKACTGNPLIVVSARKSFPSKDAALSVYSAVYTVMYVTLVFRTKGTRLTKPTLSLTLLCLAMLVGVVRVAEYRNHWADVLAGYFTGGAIAVFLVTCVINNFQQTKPPPPPVRPQRPESVLGMPMVALPCVESPLEKLQGDLHSLRSHDHQPHRFPVPPDVLIPSRSISSEV
- the plppr2a gene encoding phospholipid phosphatase-related protein type 2a isoform X2 — translated: MSLSRTRTHNAPLSQFVSISRCPSPLTLPAPVLRSPLSSLISLAPRGFPRGAACNALSVTTRACLWLWRSVLFCGCKAWIMFYFQLVIMAGTVLLAYYFEYTDTFPVHIQGFFCFDKAFSKPYPGPEESSNVPPVLVYSLVAAIPTITILAGEVMVFFMRSEGTQEKTIITADCCYFNPLLRRIIRFLGVYTFGVFTTTIFANAGQVVTGNQTPHFLSACRPNYTALGCHSNLQYITERKACTGNPLIVVSARKSFPSKDAALSVYSAVYTVMYVTLVFRTKGTRLTKPTLSLTLLCLAMLVGVVRVAEYRNHWADVLAGYFTGGAIAVFLVTCVINNFQQTKPPPPPVRPQRPESVLGMPMVALPCVESPLEKLSGTQTPRGSPFTEIT